TGACTGGCGCGACCTGACCAAGCCGGCCTATCGCCATCTCGTGACGATGCCGGACCCGGCTCTCTCGGGGGCGTCGGCGGATCTGTTGCTGGGATTGCAAGCCCGTCTGGGCGTCGAAGCGTGGAAACTCTTCGACGATCTCAAGCAAAACGGCATGGTCATCTCGGGCCCGAACGCTCAGGCGCTCAACCCGGTGCTGCAAGGCGCGAAGGCGGCCGTGTTCGGTGCGGTCGATTACGTCGCCTACGCAGCCGCGGCAAACGGCGAAGCAGTGAAGGTCATCTTCCCGACGAGCGGCACGGTCATCGCTCCGCGGCCGATGATGATCCTGAACACGTCGAAGCAGCAGAACGAAGCGCGTCAGTTCATCGACTATGTCCTGTCGGAAGAAGGTCAGCAGATGGTCGCCGAAGCGTGGCTGATTCCCGCGCGCGAGGACATCGCGATCAAGCGCGCGTCGTTCAAGGATCTGCGACTGTTGCCGCAGGGTGACGCACAATCGTCGGGCGCTTCGCGCGCCGAAGTCCTGGCACGTTTCGCCAAACTTAACGGCCAGCACTGACGGTGAAATCGTTCCGACTACTCCCCTCGGCGACGGTTGCAGCCCTCGCCGTCGTGGTAGCGTTGCCGGTCGCGTTCGTGCTGTTGCAGGCGGTTTTTCCGCACCTCGCGCAAGGCTCGTTCGCCGAGCCCTTCGCCGCGCTCTGGCCCACGCTGTCGCATGACAGCACGCTACCGCTGGTCACCAACACGTTACGGTTGGGACTCTCGGTCGCGCTGGGTACGGCACTCGTCGGCGGTGCGCTGGGGGCGGTACGCGGCCTGTTTCATGTACCGGGCGCCCGGCTCTGGGATCTGTGCTTCCTGCTCCCGTTTCTCGTGCCGCCGTATCTCGCGGCACTCGGCTGGATGCTGTTGTTGCAAACGGGCGGCTACGCCCAGCAACTCACCGGGCTCGATGCCGGACAGTTCCTGTTCTCGCTGCCGGGCCTCGTCTTCGTGATGACGCTCAACATCTTCCCTGTCGTGTAC
This window of the Pandoraea fibrosis genome carries:
- a CDS encoding ABC transporter substrate-binding protein: MAFAASVGAQHAHALTVYTAGPGNLSKKLAAGFEKKTGIKVDVFQATTGKVMARIEAEQANPRADVLISASWDTAQDLEKRGWLAPVQSPNAARVPAPFKTSHYVAQGLSALGIVWNAKSGTPEPHDWRDLTKPAYRHLVTMPDPALSGASADLLLGLQARLGVEAWKLFDDLKQNGMVISGPNAQALNPVLQGAKAAVFGAVDYVAYAAAANGEAVKVIFPTSGTVIAPRPMMILNTSKQQNEARQFIDYVLSEEGQQMVAEAWLIPAREDIAIKRASFKDLRLLPQGDAQSSGASRAEVLARFAKLNGQH